The Tamandua tetradactyla isolate mTamTet1 chromosome 8, mTamTet1.pri, whole genome shotgun sequence genome includes a window with the following:
- the DDX25 gene encoding ATP-dependent RNA helicase DDX25 isoform X1, translating to MKWKHVLGAGAAIGAMASLFWDGDAGAAENERLNSHFSNLIHPRKNLRALKTTAIPNVNVDSSMNNAKEDDEDDVVDLAANSLLNKLIRQSLVESSHRVEVLQKDPSSPLYSVKTFEELRLKKELLKGIYAMGFNRPSKIQEMALPMMLAHPPQNLIAQSQSGTGKTAAFVLAMLSRVNTSELFPQCLCLAPTYELALQTGRVVERMGKFCVDIQVMCAIRGNEIPRGTDITKQIIVGTPGTVLDWCFKRKLIDLTKIRVFVLDEADVMIDTQGFADQSIRIQRALPSECQMLLFSATFEDCVWQFAERIIPDPNVIKLRKEELTLNNIQQYYVLCEDRKDKYQALCNIYGSITIGQAIIFCQTRRNAKWLTVEMMQDGHQVSLLSGELTVDQRASIIQRFRDGKEKVLITTNVCARGIDVKQVTIVVNFDLPVKQTEEPDYETYLHRIGRTGRFGKKGLAFNMIEVNKLPLLMKIQDHFNNCIKQLDPEDMDEIEKIEY from the exons ATGAAGTGGAAGCACGTGCTGGGGGCGGGAGCAGCGATTGGAGCTATGGCGTCGTTATTTTGGGATGGCGACGCCGGGGCAGCGGAGAACGAGCGGCTGAACAGCCAC ttttcaaacctcATCCATCCCAGAAAGAACCTTCGGGCTCTTAAAACTACTGCAATCCCGAACGTGAACGTAG ATAGTTCTATGAATAATGCCAAagaagatgatgaagatgatgtgG TGGATTTGGCAGCTAATTCCCTCTTAAACAAGTTAATTCGGCAGTCCTTAGTGGAATCCAGTCACAGAGTTGAAGTCTTACAAAAAGATCCCAGCTCTCCACTGTACTCGGTGAAAACATTTGAAGAGCTACGGCT AAAGAAAGAGTTACTAAAAGGAATCTATGCAATGGGGTTTAACAGACCATCCAAAATCCAAGAGATGGCTCTCCCAATGATGTTGGCACATCC ACCCCAGAACCTCATAGCACAGAGCCAGTCTGGAACAGGAAAAACAGCTGCATTTGTCTTGGCAATGCTAAGCAGAGTTAATACCTCGGAATTGTTCCCACAg TGCCTCTGCCTGGCCCCTACCTATGAATTGGCTCTGCAAACTGGCCGTGTGGTCGAAAGGATGGGAAAGTTCTGTGTGGACATTCAAGTGATGTGTGCCATTCGAGGGAATGAAA TTCCCAGAGGCACCGATATCACCAAACAGATCATAGTTGGCACTCCTGGAACTGTCCTAGATTGGTGTTTCAAGCGAAAATTAATTGATTTGACTAAGATTCGTGTGTTTGTACTGGATGAAGCAGATGTGATGATCGACACACAGGGATTCGCAGATCAGAGTATTCGTATCCAGAG AGCATTGCCCTCGGAATGCCAGATGCTCCTCTTCTCAGCAACTTTTGAGGACTGTGTGTGGCAGTTTGCAGAGAGGATCATTCCTGACCCTAATGTCATCAAGTTGCGTAAAGAAGAGCTGACCCTGAACAACATCCAACAGTACTACGTGCTGTGTGAGGACAGAAAAGACAAATACCAGGCTCTGTGCAACATTTACGGCAGCATCACCATTGGCCAGGCCATCATCTTCTGCCAG ACTCGTCGAAATGCTAAATGGTTAACTGTGGAGATGATGCAGGATGGACACCAGGTGTCTTTGTTAAGTGGGGAGCTGACTGTGGATCAACGAGCTTCCATCATCCAGAGGTTTCGGGATGGAAAAGAGAAAGTTCTTATAACTACCAACGTCTGCGCtcgag GGATTGATGTAAAGCAGGTCACAATTGTTGTGAACTTTGACCTCCCTGTCAAACAAACAGAAGAGCCAGACTACGAGACCTACCTCCACCGCATAGGGCGAACAGGGCGCTTTGGGAAGAAAGGCCTTGCCTTCAACATGATTGAAGTGAACAAGCTGCCCCTGCTTATGAAGATCCAGGACCACTTTA ACAACTGCATTAAGCAACTTGACCCTGAAGACATGGATGAAATTGAAAAGAttgagtattga
- the DDX25 gene encoding ATP-dependent RNA helicase DDX25 isoform X2 — translation MVGVMCRVIPKITPIRGMPNHKEEIQTCDSSMNNAKEDDEDDVVDLAANSLLNKLIRQSLVESSHRVEVLQKDPSSPLYSVKTFEELRLKKELLKGIYAMGFNRPSKIQEMALPMMLAHPPQNLIAQSQSGTGKTAAFVLAMLSRVNTSELFPQCLCLAPTYELALQTGRVVERMGKFCVDIQVMCAIRGNEIPRGTDITKQIIVGTPGTVLDWCFKRKLIDLTKIRVFVLDEADVMIDTQGFADQSIRIQRALPSECQMLLFSATFEDCVWQFAERIIPDPNVIKLRKEELTLNNIQQYYVLCEDRKDKYQALCNIYGSITIGQAIIFCQTRRNAKWLTVEMMQDGHQVSLLSGELTVDQRASIIQRFRDGKEKVLITTNVCARGIDVKQVTIVVNFDLPVKQTEEPDYETYLHRIGRTGRFGKKGLAFNMIEVNKLPLLMKIQDHFNNCIKQLDPEDMDEIEKIEY, via the exons ATAGTTCTATGAATAATGCCAAagaagatgatgaagatgatgtgG TGGATTTGGCAGCTAATTCCCTCTTAAACAAGTTAATTCGGCAGTCCTTAGTGGAATCCAGTCACAGAGTTGAAGTCTTACAAAAAGATCCCAGCTCTCCACTGTACTCGGTGAAAACATTTGAAGAGCTACGGCT AAAGAAAGAGTTACTAAAAGGAATCTATGCAATGGGGTTTAACAGACCATCCAAAATCCAAGAGATGGCTCTCCCAATGATGTTGGCACATCC ACCCCAGAACCTCATAGCACAGAGCCAGTCTGGAACAGGAAAAACAGCTGCATTTGTCTTGGCAATGCTAAGCAGAGTTAATACCTCGGAATTGTTCCCACAg TGCCTCTGCCTGGCCCCTACCTATGAATTGGCTCTGCAAACTGGCCGTGTGGTCGAAAGGATGGGAAAGTTCTGTGTGGACATTCAAGTGATGTGTGCCATTCGAGGGAATGAAA TTCCCAGAGGCACCGATATCACCAAACAGATCATAGTTGGCACTCCTGGAACTGTCCTAGATTGGTGTTTCAAGCGAAAATTAATTGATTTGACTAAGATTCGTGTGTTTGTACTGGATGAAGCAGATGTGATGATCGACACACAGGGATTCGCAGATCAGAGTATTCGTATCCAGAG AGCATTGCCCTCGGAATGCCAGATGCTCCTCTTCTCAGCAACTTTTGAGGACTGTGTGTGGCAGTTTGCAGAGAGGATCATTCCTGACCCTAATGTCATCAAGTTGCGTAAAGAAGAGCTGACCCTGAACAACATCCAACAGTACTACGTGCTGTGTGAGGACAGAAAAGACAAATACCAGGCTCTGTGCAACATTTACGGCAGCATCACCATTGGCCAGGCCATCATCTTCTGCCAG ACTCGTCGAAATGCTAAATGGTTAACTGTGGAGATGATGCAGGATGGACACCAGGTGTCTTTGTTAAGTGGGGAGCTGACTGTGGATCAACGAGCTTCCATCATCCAGAGGTTTCGGGATGGAAAAGAGAAAGTTCTTATAACTACCAACGTCTGCGCtcgag GGATTGATGTAAAGCAGGTCACAATTGTTGTGAACTTTGACCTCCCTGTCAAACAAACAGAAGAGCCAGACTACGAGACCTACCTCCACCGCATAGGGCGAACAGGGCGCTTTGGGAAGAAAGGCCTTGCCTTCAACATGATTGAAGTGAACAAGCTGCCCCTGCTTATGAAGATCCAGGACCACTTTA ACAACTGCATTAAGCAACTTGACCCTGAAGACATGGATGAAATTGAAAAGAttgagtattga
- the DDX25 gene encoding ATP-dependent RNA helicase DDX25 isoform X3 — protein sequence MNNAKEDDEDDVVDLAANSLLNKLIRQSLVESSHRVEVLQKDPSSPLYSVKTFEELRLKKELLKGIYAMGFNRPSKIQEMALPMMLAHPPQNLIAQSQSGTGKTAAFVLAMLSRVNTSELFPQCLCLAPTYELALQTGRVVERMGKFCVDIQVMCAIRGNEIPRGTDITKQIIVGTPGTVLDWCFKRKLIDLTKIRVFVLDEADVMIDTQGFADQSIRIQRALPSECQMLLFSATFEDCVWQFAERIIPDPNVIKLRKEELTLNNIQQYYVLCEDRKDKYQALCNIYGSITIGQAIIFCQTRRNAKWLTVEMMQDGHQVSLLSGELTVDQRASIIQRFRDGKEKVLITTNVCARGIDVKQVTIVVNFDLPVKQTEEPDYETYLHRIGRTGRFGKKGLAFNMIEVNKLPLLMKIQDHFNNCIKQLDPEDMDEIEKIEY from the exons ATGAATAATGCCAAagaagatgatgaagatgatgtgG TGGATTTGGCAGCTAATTCCCTCTTAAACAAGTTAATTCGGCAGTCCTTAGTGGAATCCAGTCACAGAGTTGAAGTCTTACAAAAAGATCCCAGCTCTCCACTGTACTCGGTGAAAACATTTGAAGAGCTACGGCT AAAGAAAGAGTTACTAAAAGGAATCTATGCAATGGGGTTTAACAGACCATCCAAAATCCAAGAGATGGCTCTCCCAATGATGTTGGCACATCC ACCCCAGAACCTCATAGCACAGAGCCAGTCTGGAACAGGAAAAACAGCTGCATTTGTCTTGGCAATGCTAAGCAGAGTTAATACCTCGGAATTGTTCCCACAg TGCCTCTGCCTGGCCCCTACCTATGAATTGGCTCTGCAAACTGGCCGTGTGGTCGAAAGGATGGGAAAGTTCTGTGTGGACATTCAAGTGATGTGTGCCATTCGAGGGAATGAAA TTCCCAGAGGCACCGATATCACCAAACAGATCATAGTTGGCACTCCTGGAACTGTCCTAGATTGGTGTTTCAAGCGAAAATTAATTGATTTGACTAAGATTCGTGTGTTTGTACTGGATGAAGCAGATGTGATGATCGACACACAGGGATTCGCAGATCAGAGTATTCGTATCCAGAG AGCATTGCCCTCGGAATGCCAGATGCTCCTCTTCTCAGCAACTTTTGAGGACTGTGTGTGGCAGTTTGCAGAGAGGATCATTCCTGACCCTAATGTCATCAAGTTGCGTAAAGAAGAGCTGACCCTGAACAACATCCAACAGTACTACGTGCTGTGTGAGGACAGAAAAGACAAATACCAGGCTCTGTGCAACATTTACGGCAGCATCACCATTGGCCAGGCCATCATCTTCTGCCAG ACTCGTCGAAATGCTAAATGGTTAACTGTGGAGATGATGCAGGATGGACACCAGGTGTCTTTGTTAAGTGGGGAGCTGACTGTGGATCAACGAGCTTCCATCATCCAGAGGTTTCGGGATGGAAAAGAGAAAGTTCTTATAACTACCAACGTCTGCGCtcgag GGATTGATGTAAAGCAGGTCACAATTGTTGTGAACTTTGACCTCCCTGTCAAACAAACAGAAGAGCCAGACTACGAGACCTACCTCCACCGCATAGGGCGAACAGGGCGCTTTGGGAAGAAAGGCCTTGCCTTCAACATGATTGAAGTGAACAAGCTGCCCCTGCTTATGAAGATCCAGGACCACTTTA ACAACTGCATTAAGCAACTTGACCCTGAAGACATGGATGAAATTGAAAAGAttgagtattga